One part of the Lytechinus pictus isolate F3 Inbred chromosome 3, Lp3.0, whole genome shotgun sequence genome encodes these proteins:
- the LOC129257608 gene encoding serine/arginine repetitive matrix protein 1-like, producing MAQPPRRVKSATESRRRNMESSTNGNSINGTASGRATTSPYSQSISSVSKGGHGSSEITRRVSQKDKPAIPAKPPLNKVPPPKHNGKSNGTSPTATTLNSKTQTSAASSEKREGENRVNGGSQVRKTSDINGEARPSSGKSRYCLEITLEKKVSTPTVRRKQAEREAANSIASSSEESSPSQSPSKSVHFKSSRSNSASSIDSRDRLRFGGIPGSLPRYQCHTISSADKIQRTKSASGKAGTGMEAHSETQLNGSSNGTSVVEPIRRGRARSVGPIRRVRSNEMMPPKRDLSPSPKSGKISQVRSKSVERSKNRQSFGGFVQRQRQAWEERVTTVTKRAPLSNLAEKNVNRRSLDPNHAPKIMQKSGSVTQRKNMLFGKGANIQKVKSTIDGNQVNKPTSPTSIQNKSDASQQVPKTKSSSNDCDFHTSTKAEMNGQVGSKAYAQGDNVASSDQKRTSIVDNPPDKPSVLQEIAPAPSSKPNAPNSLPVKPVYQNADLSHRVSRAKENNIGMLVTDLDALDVNGTDEIDNGKSHLFIDEETLGIKPECLRLKPQTSDTQGEYSEILGLADPKEINKLNSETLHNLKKVDNTFLEVEKKKDTVVDKAKEQEKAGICNGEDVGEKDGHYFLKVVNEEQSRIESLCRKVEHDLESDMSDEAGGICRAFLGKANLLTSKKFKQFRGLCEQNITPSEEAGKSTLASDLAGFWDMVMIQVDDINSKFIDIETLKDNNWKVTAPEVTKVRGSF from the exons ATGGCTCAACCACCCAGGCGTGTTAAATCAGCGACTGAGTCTAGAAGAAGAAATATGGAATCTTCTACAAATGGGAATTCTATCAATGGCACAGCCTCTGGGAGGGCTACTACGTCTCCTTACAGCCAGTCAATATCTAGTGTTTCTAAAGGTGGACATGGAAGTAGTGAGATTACGAGACGGGTGTCTCAAAAGGACAAACCAGCAATTCCTGCAAAACCACCACTAAATAAAGTACCACCTCCAAAACATAATGGCAAAAGTAATGGAACTTCACCTACTGCAACAACATTGAACAGCAAAACTCAAACTAGTGCAGCAAGTAGCGAAAAGCGGGAAGGAGAAAACAGGGTAAATGGTGGTAGCCAAGTTAGAAAGACTAGTGATATAAATGGAGAGGCAAGACCCTCAAGTGGTAAAAGTAGATACTGTCTTGAGATTACCTTAGAGAAGAAGGTGTCCACACCAACAGTTAGAAGAAAGCAGGCAGAAAGAGAGGCTGCCAACTCCATAGCTTCAAGCTCTGAAGAGAGCTCACCTTCACAATCACCTTCCAAGTCAGTGCACTTTAAGAGTTCGCGAAGCAATAGTGCAAGTAGTATAGACTCTAGGGATAGATTGAGGTTTGGAGGCATCCCAGGGAGCTTACCCCGCTATCAGTGCCATACCATCAGTAGTGCAGACAAGATCCAAAGGACCAAGTCTGCTTCAGGTAAAGCTGGGACAGGAATGGAGGCTCATAGTGAAACACAACTCAATGGATCTTCCAATGGCACTTCTGTGGTGGAGCCCATCCGAAGAGGTCGGGCAAGAAGCGTGGGACCGATACGCAGGGTACGTTCCAATGAGATGATGCCCCCCAAAAGAGATCTTAGTCCATCTCCAAAGTCTGGAAAAATCTCTCAGGTTCGCAGCAAAAGTGTAGAGCGATCTAAAAATCGACAGAGCTTTGGTGGCTTCGTGCAGCGACAGAGGCAGGCTTGGGAAGAACGAGTGACAACAGTGACCAAAAGAGCACCACTGAGTAATTTGGCTGAAAAGAATGTAAATAGAAGAAGCTTAGATCCAAACCATGCTCCAAAGATCATGCAAAAATCAGGCTCAGTTACTCAGCGTAAGAACATGCTTTTTGGTAAAGGAGCAAATATACAGAAAGTAAAGTCAACCATAGATGGGAACCAAGTGAATAAACCAACTTCCCCAACATCAATCCAAAACAAGTCAGATGCTAGCCAACAAGTGCCTAAAACGAAGTCTTCTAGCAATGACTGTGACTTCCACACCTCCACCAAGGCTGAAATGAATGGACAAGTTGGAAGCAAAGCATATGCTCAGGGTGATAATGTAGCTAGCTCTGATCAAAAGAGAACTTCCATTGTGGATAACCCACCTGATAAACCATCCGTCTTGCAGGAGATTGCTCCTGCACCAAGCAGTAAACCTAATGCTCCAAACAGTCTACCAGTCAAACCTGTTTATCAAAACGCAGATCTTAGCCACAGGGTATCAAGAGCGAAAGAAAATAACATAGGAATGCTTGTGACTGATTTGGATGCACTGGATGTTAATGGTACAGACGAAATAGACAATGGAAAGAGTCACTTGTTTATTGATGAGGAAACCTTGGGAATAAAACCAGAGTGTCTCAGACTCAAACCTCAAACAAGCGATACCCAAGGAGAGTATAGTGAAATCCTAGGACTCGCGGATCCCAAGGAAATTAACAAACTCAACAGTGAGACTCTCCATAATCTGAAAAAAGTGGATAACACATTTCTTGAGgttgagaaaaagaaagacaCTGTAGTGGACAAAGCAAAAGAGCAAGAAAAGGCAGGAATCTGCAATGGAGAGGATGTGGGTGAAAAAGATGGACATTATTTCTTGAAGGTTGTCAATGAAGAACAGTCTAGGATAGAATCACTCTGTCGAAAGGTGGAACATGATCTGGAAAGTGACATGTCTGATGAAG cGGGTGGAATATGTCGAGCATTCCTTGGGAAAGCCAATCTCTTAACCAGCAAGAAGTTCAAGCAATTCAGAGGGCTTTGTGAACAGAACATT ACACCATCTGAGGAGGCTGGGAAGAGCACATTGGCATCTGACCTGGCAGGCTTCTGGGACATGGTGATGATACAGGTAGATGACATCAACTCCAAGTTCATTGACATCGAGACTCTCAAAGACAACAACTGGAAAGTGACCGCTCCGGAAGTAACAAAGGTGAGAGGAAGTTTCTGA